The DNA sequence TTAATTCTGGCGCAGATGATTATCTAACTAAACCATTTGACCTCGAAGAATTACAGGTCAGGGTAAAAGCTTTGCTTAGAAGAACGCATCGTGCTCCTGTAGGAAGTAGCAGCCATCAGGAAATTCTTAATTTTGGGCCATTAACGTTGGTTCCTGAGAGGTTTGAGGTTATATGGTTCGAAAGGCCAGTTCGCCTGACTCATCTTGAGTTCGAGTTGCTTCATTGCTTACTACAAAGGCATGGTCAGACAGTTGCACCTTCATTAATACTTAAGGAGGTATGGGGATATGAGCCTGATGATGACATTGAAACCATCCGTGTTCATGTAAGACATTTAAGAACCAAATTAGAACCAGAACCTCGTAAACCCCGCTTTATAAAGACAGTGTATGGGGCTGGATATTGCCTAGAGCTTCCAACAGGGGAAAGTATCCAAGAATTTAAAGATTTATTCTTTGACTCTAATGTTATTTCTGATTCATCAATTGAATAGTCCGAGCAAATAGACTTTTAACAATCTTTGTAATTCTGTGAAGTTAGTTCTATTAGTGCAACTTCCCAAGCAATTCTTGGTTGAATTGAACTAACCAAATGGCTACTAAGCACTTTTAAAACATTCATACAATATAGATTAGATTCTCGCAACCAAAAATGTTGCTGTAGAAAATTAATTATCCATAGTTGCTGCTCAATGTCTAAATTTTCAATAATATCTTTTGCAATAGTGATTGCTTCCAAATAGTCATTCGGTAGTTTTGTGAGACTTAATAAAATTTCACTAGGTATTTCTTGTATTTTATTAATATTTCTAATTAATAATTCAGGTGATCCATTAGAAAGATTAATTAACTCTTTACGGCTGTCAAAGGTATAATTATTAATCTTATTATCTTCTCCATAGTTTATAAATAATTCTTCAAGCGAATGATATTTTAATGGTTTGAATGGTATTTCATGACATCTAGATTTTATTGTGCTTAAAAGATTTTCAGATCTGCTAGAGATAAGGATTATTAAACCATTATTGACTTCTTCGAGCGTTTTTAGAAGAGCATTGGAAGCTGCTTCATTCATCTTTTCTGCATCTTCAATGACTACCATTGCTAATTTTGCCTCTATAGTTCTTTTTCCTAAGAAAGTTTTTAATTCCTTAATCTGATCGAGCCTTATTTTTGAAATAGCATTTATATTTATATTGTCTTTCTGGGCAAGAGATTGTTTTATTACTCGGCCTTGAGAAATATATGAAGGCTCCACCCAAAGAAGGTCTGGATGATTCAAACTTTCTAAACGTTTTCTTATTGTTGGTTCGACATCCCCACCAGTAATAAGTCCTTCAAGAAATCGAAGTGTAACAATTCTTTGGCCTACTCCTTGAGGACCTGAGAAGAGATAACCAGGCGCTATTTTATTCTTATGTATTACTTCTGTTAAAATATTAATTGCTAAATTTTGATCTTCAATACCTGCAAATAAATTATTTTTCATTAATTATTAGAGATATAATTTTTCAACTTATTGGTTATAGCGAGCTTTATTTCGTCGCTTACTAAAGCTTGATCTTGTTCACCTTCAATTGTGATCCAGTGCTCTTCATTGGCTATTCTCGAAAATCCGGAAGCTACTTTCTTCAGGAAGCCTTCACCTTCAGCTTCCATGCGATCTGCAGATTTTTTTGCTCTTCTTCTCATACTTGTCAAGACTGAAATTTTTAAAAAAATTGTTATTTCTGGCACTAAACCCTGTCTTGCTATTGCATCTAGTCTTCGGATTAAATTAATATCTAGACCTCTTCCAAAACCTTGATATGCCAAGGTTGATCCGCTAAAACGATCACTGATAACCCAGTCTCCTTTGTCCAGTTTTGGCTGAATCAAGCTATGAATATGTTCGGCTCTGTCTGCTGCATATAATAAAAGCTCTGTTAATGGTGCAGGGACGTTAGTTTCATGCTCATGGAGTAGTAAATCTCTTAATGACTTTCCCAAAGTTGTCCCGCCAGGTTCACGCGTAATATATAGATTTGCATTTTTTGGCATCAATCCACTTTGCGGCAGCCATTTGGAAATATGACTTATTTGAGTACTTTTTCCACATCCATCGATACCTTCTAAAACAATAAAGTGTCCTTTCATGTGTTCTTAAGAGATAAGGCATTGATGATCACTGTGATGGAACTACATGCCATCAATAAAGCTGCAATTGGTGGTGAAAGAACTATCCCTGTTGAAGGTAAAAGTATCCCAGCAGCAATTGGCAAAGCGATAATGTTATATCCGAAGGCCCAGACAAGATTCTGCTTTATTTTTTGCATAGTTGCCTTAGATAAACTTAACGCATCAGGCAAACTCTCTAAACGATCTCCCATTAAAACTAAATCTGCAGAGTCTTGAGCGATTTGAGTTCCTGTTCCTATTGCGATTCCTAGGTTAGATGCTGCTAAGGCAGGCGCATCATTTATTCCATCTCCTACCATCGCAACAGGACCAGATCTTTTTAATTCTTCAAGATAATTCAGCTTATCTTCAGGCAGCAGTTGCCAACCAATTTGAGTTGATTTAAACCCAAGCTTTGTGCCTAATCTTTGAACTGATTCACGCCTATCGCCACTAAGTATTCTTAAAAAGAACCCTTTTTTTCTTAAAACTGTTAATGCATCTTTGACATCATTGCGGATTTGATCATCAATTATTATAAGTCCTTTTAACTTTTTATTAATAGATACAGCGACAATAGATTTTTCATTGAAATTAGATTCTTCTAATAACTTTTCAATATCAAGATTATAATTAACACCTTCGCTTTTAAGCCATTCAATTGTTCCTACCATGATGGCTCCATCAATATTATCTAAATATCCAGATATACCTTTGCCAGGAATTGTATTTACTTTGGAAGATGTTAATAAGTTAATACCTTTTGATTGTGCTGTTTGCAGGATTGCAAAAGCAATTGGATGTCTACTATTTTCTTCAAGGCTAGCCGCTATTTGAATTAATTCATCTGGGTCTTCTGTTCCCAAATAGCCAATGACTTCAGGCCTCCCGACTGTTAAGGTTCCTGTTTTGTCAAAGACAATTTGTTTTATTAAAGCAGCTTTTTCAATTACATCACCTCCCTTAAATAGCCATCCTCTTTTTGCTGCTTTACCTGAAGCTACTGTAATTACAGTTGGTGTTGCTAGGCCAAGCGCACAAGGGCATGCAACGACTAATACTGCAATTGACAGTTGCACAGCTAATCCCAAAGGAGTTTGTGCATTAGTACCTAGAGATGCATTGTGCATATGTCCATGCATGTGCATTAATCCTTGCCCTGAGGTGTTTAAAACTTGAGGCCATATAATTGCCCCTATGCGCCACCAGAAGATAAATGTAAAGAATGAAAGAGTTACTACTCCATAGCAAAATTTGCCAGCCACTTTATCTGCAAGATTTTGAATAGGAGCTTTTCTAGCCTGAGCTTTTTCGACTAACCCAATTATTCGTGCCAATGCAGTTTCAGCTCCTACGCGTTGCACTTCAACAATTAATGTCCCTTCAAGATTTAAGCTGCCAGAAGAAAGTTCTGTTCCAGGAGATGTTTCAAGAGGTAGAGACTCACCGGTCAAATTAGAAACATCCACAGTTGAATTGCCTTCAATAACAACTCCATCAACTGGGACCCTATCTCCAGCAAGCAATTGAATTCTTTCTCCTGGCTGTAAAGCACCTACTCTTACATCTTTGATTTGATTGTTTTTATTGATTAGGCGGGCATTTTGTGGTTGTAACTTGGCTAGTTCTTTTAGAGCTTTTCCTGTTCTTAAACGTGCTCTTTCTTCTAAAAATCTCCCTAAGAGAACAAAACCAAGAAGCATGACTGGCTCATTGAAAAAACATGGCCACCCCATTTGAGGCCATATCAATGCGCTAAGACTCGTTAAATAAGCACTGCTTACCCCTATCCCAACCAAACTATCCATGTTCGGACTGAAATGAGCCACTGCATTCCAACCGCTTTTTAAAATCTTGAGTCCTGGACCAAATAGAGCAAACGTTGCAAGAGATGCATGGAAAATTAAATTGCCCAGAAGTGGGATTGCAATTGTTTTTGCTTCCGCAAGATGTCCAAGAACTGAAAGTAGTAATAAACACAAAGAGACCATCAATTGTCTCCATTGTTTCCACCACTCTTGACTAGCATTGATATCGAATGAATTATTAGTCTTGGCGTTTTGTCGGACTTTTGCTTGGAAGCCTCGTTTCTCAAGGCTAGTAAGAATCTCTTTTAGATCAGTTGATTTATCGTTGATGTCTATTAAGGCAGTCCTATCTACTAAGTTCACAAAGGCATTGTTAACTTCTTTGTGATTGAGCAGGGTTTTTTCTACAGTTTGGACACAGCCGCCACATTTCATTCCTGTGACATCTAATAAAATTGATTCTTCTTTGGTTTGATTTTTTATTGGTTTCAAGGATCAACTCAAGACTCCTATACGCTATACCTAAAAAATATTTTTTGCTCTTTTAAAAAAGTATATTTTGTTCGACTTTTGGAGAAATTTAGATTTCGTAGAGCATTATGGTAGTGCGACCTCTGTTTACCCTCTCGTGCCAAGCAGTAATAACAAAGACAATTTTCTTGACAAGGCCTTTACTGTAATTGCTGAAGGCATTGTAAAAATGATGCCTATCGCGGCTAAGGAGAAACAGGCATATATCTATTACCGTGAAGGTTTTGCGGCACAGAATAATGGCGATTATTCAGAAGCTTTGGAGAATTATGAAGAAAGTTTGAAACTGGAAGAGAATCCTGTGGATAGAGGAGAGACGCTCAAAAATATGGCGATTATCTATATGAGTAATGGTGATGAAGATCGTGCATTAGAAACTTATGTCAAGGCATTAGATCAAAACCCTAAACAGCCTTCATGCCTAAAAAATATGGGGTTAATTTATGAAAAGCGCGGAAGATCAGCACAACAAAGAGGTCTACAAGATGAGAGTGATATCTGGTTTGATAAAGCCGCGGATGTGTGGACTAAAGCTGTAAGGCTTTACCCTGGTGGATATTTAGATATTGAGAATTGGTTAAAAACAACGGGGCGCAGCAAGATTGATGTGTACTTGTAATTAAGACTTATTTGCTTATTTTATTGACTTTTAAGATCAAGAATAATTTGTATGGCTTCGCTAATAGTTGAAGCTTCAAATATTTCAAGTGTTAGTTCATTGTTTTCTTTATCAATGCCAGTAGAGCTAGGGACAACTGCTTGTTTAAAACCTAATTTTTCTGCCTCTTTTAGCCTCAATGGTATTTGGCCAACAGTCCGAAGCTGTCCTCCGAGTCCAATTTCGCCTAGAAGAACTGTGTTTTTAGGAATTTTTAGGTTTTTGAAACTTGAGACAATTGCGGCTGCAATTCCGAGATCTGCTGCTGGTTCGTCTACTTCTAACCCCCCTGCTACTGCTAAATAGCAATCAAAACGGGATAGAGCCAAATTTATGTGCTTTTCTAAAACAGCCAGTATTTGATGAAGACGATTGCTGCCTATACCAGTCACTGTTCGCCTAGGAGATGCGTAAGTGGTTTGGTTAATGAGTGCTTGTATATCTATTGCCAAGGGCCTTGTTCCTTCACACGCAACAATTGTTGCAACTCCAGAGGTTTCTTCCGAACTGAGAAATAGTTCACTGGGATTTGTCACTTCTACAAGACCCGTGCTTTGCATTTCAAACACACCAAGTTCATTGGTGGCTCCGAATCTATTTTTTACTGCTCTTAGAAGTCTGTGACTTGCGAAACGATCACCTTCAAATGTCATTACTGCATCAACAAGGTGTTCAAGAACCTTTGGTCCAGCAAGCATCCCTTCTTTTGTCACATGACCAACAATTAATAGTGCGATGTTTTTCTTTTTAGAAACTTGTTGCAAGGCTGCTGCACATTCTCTTACTTGGGTAATTGATCCTGGAGTGCTTGAAATAGTTGCATCATGTAAAGCTTGAATGCTGTCTATAATTGCCACCTCAGGGTTTAGCTTTTCTAATTCATCAAGAATTAGTTCTAAATCCGTTTCAGCAAGAATATGAAGATTGGATTCAACTTTATTTAAACGATGCCAGCGCAGTTGAACTTGACTTGCTGATTCTTCAGCTGTTATGTAGAGCACACTGTTATTTAGAGCAATTTCTGTTGCTGTTTGTAAAAGCAATGTGCTTTTCCCAATTCCTGGATCTCCTCCGATTAGTACAAGAGATCCAGGAACTAATCCTCCCCCGAGAACTCGGTCAAATTCGATATAGCCGCTTTTTATTCTGTCGATAGGGGTATCTTTGATTGATGAAATTGTTTCAGATCGGCTGCCAGAAGAGATTTTTGAGAGAGTTGACCTCCCTTTTCTAGCTTTTAATCCCGACGGCGATATGGCTTCTTCAATAATTGAATTCCATTCCCCACAGCTTGGGCATCTTCCAAAAAATTGACTTGTTTCTGCCCCACATGACTGGCAGATATAAATAGTGCTTGTTCGTTTCACGAAGTTGTGTAAATAAAGTTGCGTGTAGTCGAATAAAGTGTATTTTTAGACTCTTTTTTGAAGTTTGTCTAAGATCGACACTCCTATAGCCGTATTAAGCAAACGACACAAATGACGGCAACCAGTCAATCTAAAGAAATCATTCTCGTGGCTGATGATGAAGCGAGCATCCGGCGAATTCTGGAGACTCGGTTATCGATGATCGGCTATCAAGTTGTTACAGCCTCTAATGGGAATGAAGCTCTTGAGAAATTCCGTAATCTTGAGCCAGATTTAGTTGTGCTTGATGTAATGATGCCAAAACTGGATGGTTATGGCGTTATTCAAGAGTTGCGCAAGGAATCTGATGTTCCAATCGTAATGCTAACGGCACTAGGAGATGTTGCTGACAGAATTACTGGTTTAGAGCTTGGGGCAGATGATTATGTAATTAAGCCTTTTAGTCCTAAAGAATTAGAGGCCAGGATTAGATGCGTCTTAAGGCGAATTGAAAAGGAGCATATAGCAGGTTTACCAAATTCAGGAGTAATTCAGGTAGCTTCATTCCGCATTGATACTAATAAAAGAAAGGTCTTTAGAGGAGATGAGCGAATTCGGCTTACTGGTATGGAATTTAGTTTGCTGGAACTGTTAGTTAGTCGTTCAGGAGAACCATTTAGTCGAGGTGAAATTCTGAAAGAGGTATGGGGTTATACACCTGAAAGACATGTGGATACTAGAGTTGTTGATGTGCATATTTCTAGACTGAGGTCAAAATTAGAAGATGATCCTGCTAATCCTGAGTTAATTCTGACTGCTAGGGGTACAGGTTATTTGTTCCAAAGGATTGTTGATTCAATGGCCGCTGAAAAATCTTAGAAAATCTGTGGAAAATGATTCTCCGAACAAAGTTAATCGCCCCAGGGCTATTAGGCGATTAGTCATTTGGTACCGCAGGAATTCTGCGGTCACTAGTCTTGTTGATACAGCTGCAAGCTCTGCTTCAGCAGCAGGCAATGTTGCAGGTTCAGTGGTATCAAGTGCAGGGTCAGTGGTATCAAGTGCAGGGTCTATGGCAAGGAGCACTCTTCAGCCACTTGTTTTTGATCCTTTGAGAAGGCTTCAGGGGGTTGCCGATAATGGTTTGGGAACGACTGCTATTAATGATTTTGAGAGGATATGGGTCGCAGTTGATGGTATGGGAGGAGACCATGCACCTGGTCCTATTTTGGATGGCTGTCTTCAAGCAATAGAGAGGCTTCCTTTAAGGATAAAGTTTGTTGGTGAGGTTGAAAAGATCAAACTTGCTGCAAAGGCAATGGATCTTGAGGACTTATTAAATAAGTCCATAAAGAAAGATTTGATTGAGCTGGTTCCTAGTGGTCCATCGGTTGAAATGAATGAGGAAGCTACTGTTGTTAGAAGAAAAAAGGATGCCAGTATCAATATTGCAATGGATTTGGTCAAAAAAGGTAAGGCATCTGCGGTTTATTCTGCTGGCAATTCAGGAGCATTAATGGCTTCTGCAATTTTTCGTTTGGGTAGACTAGAAGGCATTGATAGACCTGCAATAGGAGCATTATTTCCAACCAAAGATCCAGGGCAACCAGTCTTAGTTCTAGATGTAGGTGCAAATATGGATTGCAAGCCTAATTATTTGCATCAATTTGCATTATTGGGAAATATTTATTCACGTGATGTTCTTCAAGTAAACAAGCCCAGGATAGGTTTGCTGAACATTGGAGAGGAAGAATGCAAGGGCAATGAGCTTTCTTTGAATACATATGAATTGTTAATTAATGAAGACCGATTTAATTTTGTGGGCAATTGTGAAGGAAGAGATGTTTTGTCAGGTCAGTTTGATGTTGTGGTTTGTGATGGCTTCACAGGCAATGTTTTGCTGAAGTTTCTTGAATCAGTAGGTAGTGTTCTTTTAGATGTTTTAAGAGCAGAGTTACCTCGAGGGAGAAGAGGAAAGGTGGGATCTGCATTTCTCAGAAGTAATCTGAAACGAATTAAAAAACGCTTAGATCATGCTGAGCATGGAGGAGCTTTGCTCCTAGGTGTAAATGGAATTTGTGTGATTGGTCATGGAAGTAGTAAGGCCTTGTCTGTAGTAAGTGCTTTGAGAATTGCCCATTCTGCAGCTAGCCATGGGGTTATGGAGGATTTAGCCAATCTTCATAGACCAAAAGCATTAAGCATTTAAATGACTCATTGCTTAGTTGTGTGATTGACTAATTTCAACTGAAACTTTTATCCATTTGACTGGCAAGCAAAAAAGTACTTATGGAATCTCTCTTGTAGGCAGTGGGAGTGCAACACCTCTGCAGTTGGTGACGAATGACGAGATGTCATTACGGGTCGAGACAAATGATGAGTGGATTAGTACTAGGACTGGTATTCGTGAAAGACGTGTGATTGGGCCTAACGAATCTTTTTCGCAACTTTGTATAAAGGCAGGTTCCTCTGCTTTGCAAATGGCTCAATGGAAGGCAGATACTCTTGACTTGATTATTCTTGCAACATCTACTCCAGACGATCTCTTTGGCTCTGCTCCAAAAATCCAGGCCAAACTAGGTGCTACAAAGGCAGTTGCATTTGATCTCACTGCTGCTTGTAGTGGATTTCTTTTTGCCTTAGTTACTGCAGCTCAGTTTATACGCAGTGGCTCGATGAAGAGAGTCCTAGTAATAGGTGCAGATCAATTATCTAGCTGGGTGGATTGGAACGATAGAAAAAGTTGTGTGCTTTTTGGGGATGGTGCTGGTGCAATTGCTATAGAGTCTTCGGAAGCTGAAGATGACTTAATTGGGTTCAAGCTGAGATCTGATGGTACTAGGGGTGATTGTTTAAATTTGATCGAAAAAAGAAATTTTCAACCTTTAATTGGCAGCACTATGCATCAACAAGGAGGGTTCTTGAATATCCAGATGAATGGTCAAGAAGTTTATAAATTTGCGGTTAGAGAGGTTCCTTGTATCCTTCAAGAGTTATTAAAAACTCATCAAATAGGTTCAGATTCCTTGGATTGGCTATTACTGCACCAAGCTAATAAAAGAATCTTAGATGCTGTAGCAGACAGGCTGAAGGTTCCTCGTTCCAAAGTTTTAAGTAATCTTGCAAGTTATGGCAATACTTCTGCTGCGACTATTCCACTTATGCTTGATGAAGCGGTAAGAGATGGCAAGGTTTTGCCTGGAAATTTAATAGCTAGTAGCGGATTTGGCGCTGGTTTAAGTTGGGGAGCGGCTTTATTTCGTTGGCATGGGCCTTGCTCATAAAATTTCTTTTCTTTCTTCAGAGGTTGTATGACTGAAGCTTGGGTTTTTCCGGGCCAAGGGTCCCAAAAAATTGGTATGGCTGAAACTCTACTTTCTCTTGATGGAGCATCAGAAAGATTTGAATTGGCTTCCAATTTGTTAGGTAGAGATTTGTTGGATATTTGTCATGGCAATAGTGATCAGTCAACACCTCTTTTTGATTTAAATGACACTCGCAATACTCAACCAGCAATGTTTGTTGTGGAGTCATTATTGATTGACGAATTAAAAAGGCAAGGATCTGAAGCAAAATTAGTTGCGGGTCATAGTCTTGGCGAGCTAGTTGCCCTTTATGCAGCTGAAGTTTTTGACTTTTCTACTGGTTTAACTTTATTGAGAAGTCGTTCAGAATTAATGGCTGCAGCTGGAGGTGGAGCAATGACTGCAGTCTTAGGTTTTGATGTGAAGCAGCTTCTCTCGCTAGTACAAAATACTGAAGGGGTTGTAGTGGCAAATGACAACAGTTCTGATCAAATCGTCTTATCAGGTACCCCAGAAGCAGTTGAAATGGTTGTAGCGCAATTAACCTGCAAGAGATCTGTCCCTCTCAATGTTTCAGGCGCATTTCACTCACCATTGATGAAAGATCCCGCAGAGGCTTTTGCTAAAGAGATTGATAAGTTGATTTTTAATAACGCAATTATTCCTGTTGTCAGCAATGCTGACCCCACGCCAGAAACAAATGGCGCTTTATTGCAAAAGAAATTAAAGAAACAAATGATCACTGGAGTTAGATGGCGGGAGACCATGGCTCTGATGATGACTCAAGGCATTAATTCAATAATTGAAGTTGGACCCGGTAAAGTATTGAGTGGTCTTGCTAAAAGATCGATGCCAGGAGTTGTAATCAAACAAATTTCTTCTGCTAGGGACCTAGGTATTGGAACTTGATTAAAGAATTAAACAATAATTCTAGGGCTCATCTACTGCCTCCAAGGCAAAGTTTGGTTTATGCATTTATTAGTTATTGCATAGTATTTCCTATCTTTCGAATATTTTTTCGAGGACGTATTTCAGGAATTCAAAATGTGCCATTACAAGGTTCTTTAGTTATTGTTGCCAATCACGCTTCACATTTGGATCCCCCTTTATTGGGCCATGCTTTGGGGCGTCCAATTGCTTTTATGGCTAAGCAAGAGCTTTTTCGTATTCCCATTCTTGGTTGGATTATTCGTGCTTGTGGAGCTTATCCAGTTAGTAGAGGAGCTAGTGATCGCGAAGCGATTCGTGTAGCTTCAGAACGACTTCATCAAGGTTGGGCAACAGGGGTTTTTTTGGACGGGACCAGACAAGAGAATGGGCGAGTGAATAACCCTATGGCTGGAGCTGCTTTGCTGGCTGCTAGAACTAATTCCCAAATACTTCCTGTTGCAATAATCAATAGCCATCGAGCACTAGGCAAAGGTATGGCATTGGCAAGATTTGTTCCAATTCATTTGAGAATAGGGAATGTGATATCACCACCAGTAACTCGTAAAAAAATTGACTTATTAGAAACAACAAAGCAGGTCCAAATTTCGATTAATACTATGATTGAACAGGGTTTAATAGTGCCAAAGAGTTGACTGTGTTCTTTTAATCAATCAAAATTAATTTGATTTCGTGGGGAAAGATATCTTTAAGATCTTTCCCAGTTGTTACCCAAGCAATTGCTCTAATTAAATCTATATAGTACTTTTTATTGCTTTCTTCTTTGCAATATGTTGAGCATGGAACAGAGACTTTCGATAGGCGTATGCCTCTACTTCCAGCAATAATACTTCCAATTAACATCGCTCTATCTATATGATATTCGCTTGTGATTAACAAAATATGGTTGATTCCATCTTCAGCAAGATCGTCAACTATTGAGGTGAAGTTACTAAGTGTATCCTTTGCTCGGTAGTCTCTTCTAACAAGAGCAGAATCTATCCCCTCTTCTTTAACCATCCATTGAGAGTATTCGGGATTACTTCCTCCAGTAATTAATATAGGAAGCTTAAGTCTATTGGCAATCTTCAGACCTAAAAACTCTCTATCCAGATCTCCTCCTAAAACAAGTATTAATTGCGGTTTTCTTGTATTTGATGAAACTCTAATTAAAGGCTGAATAGTCCCAAATAAAATTATTAAGAAGATTCCACTAATTAATCCAAATAGATGAAATCTATGCAATCTCACTATTAAGAATTTACTGGTGAAATAGGATAGTTTGGTAAAACATCAGCCCAATTACTTTTTATGTCTTTTTGATGGTTTAATAATGAGATTTCTATAAGCTTTACTATATCTTTTGAAAGATCTTCATGGACATATACTGCGGGCTCTACTTCAATTCCTAAAGGTAATAAGAACGGCTCTTTTAACTCAATAGGTAAAAAATCATCTTGATTTGTTGTAATTTGATATTTGCCACCTATTTTTCCACGCCTTTCGAGTTTTTTTATAATCCAGAAAGCATTTTTCCTTTGCAAATTGCTTAGGTTTTCTGCAAGTCTAGGAGCCATCAATGAAAAGCTACTTATTCCATCTAATGAACAATCAAGTTGTTGAGCGAGTGTTCTTGCTATTGCAACAGTTAGCCGAGTTCCTGTAAATCCCCCTGGCCCTTTCGCAACAGAAATTCTTGCTATTTGAGACCAATATTTACTGGGGATCAAGCTTTCAATATAAGTA is a window from the Prochlorococcus marinus str. MIT 9211 genome containing:
- a CDS encoding photosystem I assembly protein Ycf3, yielding MPSSNNKDNFLDKAFTVIAEGIVKMMPIAAKEKQAYIYYREGFAAQNNGDYSEALENYEESLKLEENPVDRGETLKNMAIIYMSNGDEDRALETYVKALDQNPKQPSCLKNMGLIYEKRGRSAQQRGLQDESDIWFDKAADVWTKAVRLYPGGYLDIENWLKTTGRSKIDVYL
- the tmk gene encoding dTMP kinase, whose amino-acid sequence is MKGHFIVLEGIDGCGKSTQISHISKWLPQSGLMPKNANLYITREPGGTTLGKSLRDLLLHEHETNVPAPLTELLLYAADRAEHIHSLIQPKLDKGDWVISDRFSGSTLAYQGFGRGLDINLIRRLDAIARQGLVPEITIFLKISVLTSMRRRAKKSADRMEAEGEGFLKKVASGFSRIANEEHWITIEGEQDQALVSDEIKLAITNKLKNYISNN
- the radA gene encoding DNA repair protein RadA produces the protein MKRTSTIYICQSCGAETSQFFGRCPSCGEWNSIIEEAISPSGLKARKGRSTLSKISSGSRSETISSIKDTPIDRIKSGYIEFDRVLGGGLVPGSLVLIGGDPGIGKSTLLLQTATEIALNNSVLYITAEESASQVQLRWHRLNKVESNLHILAETDLELILDELEKLNPEVAIIDSIQALHDATISSTPGSITQVRECAAALQQVSKKKNIALLIVGHVTKEGMLAGPKVLEHLVDAVMTFEGDRFASHRLLRAVKNRFGATNELGVFEMQSTGLVEVTNPSELFLSSEETSGVATIVACEGTRPLAIDIQALINQTTYASPRRTVTGIGSNRLHQILAVLEKHINLALSRFDCYLAVAGGLEVDEPAADLGIAAAIVSSFKNLKIPKNTVLLGEIGLGGQLRTVGQIPLRLKEAEKLGFKQAVVPSSTGIDKENNELTLEIFEASTISEAIQIILDLKSQ
- a CDS encoding response regulator transcription factor — translated: MKPSILLIEDDKDMRELVAGHLEHCGFDVQRAEDGIRGQALAMQYTPDLILLDLMLPKVDGLTLCQRLRRDERTAGIPILMLTALGGLKDKLTGFNSGADDYLTKPFDLEELQVRVKALLRRTHRAPVGSSSHQEILNFGPLTLVPERFEVIWFERPVRLTHLEFELLHCLLQRHGQTVAPSLILKEVWGYEPDDDIETIRVHVRHLRTKLEPEPRKPRFIKTVYGAGYCLELPTGESIQEFKDLFFDSNVISDSSIE
- a CDS encoding heavy metal translocating P-type ATPase; amino-acid sequence: MKPIKNQTKEESILLDVTGMKCGGCVQTVEKTLLNHKEVNNAFVNLVDRTALIDINDKSTDLKEILTSLEKRGFQAKVRQNAKTNNSFDINASQEWWKQWRQLMVSLCLLLLSVLGHLAEAKTIAIPLLGNLIFHASLATFALFGPGLKILKSGWNAVAHFSPNMDSLVGIGVSSAYLTSLSALIWPQMGWPCFFNEPVMLLGFVLLGRFLEERARLRTGKALKELAKLQPQNARLINKNNQIKDVRVGALQPGERIQLLAGDRVPVDGVVIEGNSTVDVSNLTGESLPLETSPGTELSSGSLNLEGTLIVEVQRVGAETALARIIGLVEKAQARKAPIQNLADKVAGKFCYGVVTLSFFTFIFWWRIGAIIWPQVLNTSGQGLMHMHGHMHNASLGTNAQTPLGLAVQLSIAVLVVACPCALGLATPTVITVASGKAAKRGWLFKGGDVIEKAALIKQIVFDKTGTLTVGRPEVIGYLGTEDPDELIQIAASLEENSRHPIAFAILQTAQSKGINLLTSSKVNTIPGKGISGYLDNIDGAIMVGTIEWLKSEGVNYNLDIEKLLEESNFNEKSIVAVSINKKLKGLIIIDDQIRNDVKDALTVLRKKGFFLRILSGDRRESVQRLGTKLGFKSTQIGWQLLPEDKLNYLEELKRSGPVAMVGDGINDAPALAASNLGIAIGTGTQIAQDSADLVLMGDRLESLPDALSLSKATMQKIKQNLVWAFGYNIIALPIAAGILLPSTGIVLSPPIAALLMACSSITVIINALSLKNT
- a CDS encoding DNA polymerase III subunit delta'; the encoded protein is MKNNLFAGIEDQNLAINILTEVIHKNKIAPGYLFSGPQGVGQRIVTLRFLEGLITGGDVEPTIRKRLESLNHPDLLWVEPSYISQGRVIKQSLAQKDNININAISKIRLDQIKELKTFLGKRTIEAKLAMVVIEDAEKMNEAASNALLKTLEEVNNGLIILISSRSENLLSTIKSRCHEIPFKPLKYHSLEELFINYGEDNKINNYTFDSRKELINLSNGSPELLIRNINKIQEIPSEILLSLTKLPNDYLEAITIAKDIIENLDIEQQLWIINFLQQHFWLRESNLYCMNVLKVLSSHLVSSIQPRIAWEVALIELTSQNYKDC
- the plsX gene encoding phosphate acyltransferase PlsX; translated protein: MENDSPNKVNRPRAIRRLVIWYRRNSAVTSLVDTAASSASAAGNVAGSVVSSAGSVVSSAGSMARSTLQPLVFDPLRRLQGVADNGLGTTAINDFERIWVAVDGMGGDHAPGPILDGCLQAIERLPLRIKFVGEVEKIKLAAKAMDLEDLLNKSIKKDLIELVPSGPSVEMNEEATVVRRKKDASINIAMDLVKKGKASAVYSAGNSGALMASAIFRLGRLEGIDRPAIGALFPTKDPGQPVLVLDVGANMDCKPNYLHQFALLGNIYSRDVLQVNKPRIGLLNIGEEECKGNELSLNTYELLINEDRFNFVGNCEGRDVLSGQFDVVVCDGFTGNVLLKFLESVGSVLLDVLRAELPRGRRGKVGSAFLRSNLKRIKKRLDHAEHGGALLLGVNGICVIGHGSSKALSVVSALRIAHSAASHGVMEDLANLHRPKALSI
- the rpaB gene encoding response regulator transcription factor RpaB gives rise to the protein MTATSQSKEIILVADDEASIRRILETRLSMIGYQVVTASNGNEALEKFRNLEPDLVVLDVMMPKLDGYGVIQELRKESDVPIVMLTALGDVADRITGLELGADDYVIKPFSPKELEARIRCVLRRIEKEHIAGLPNSGVIQVASFRIDTNKRKVFRGDERIRLTGMEFSLLELLVSRSGEPFSRGEILKEVWGYTPERHVDTRVVDVHISRLRSKLEDDPANPELILTARGTGYLFQRIVDSMAAEKS